Part of the Planctomycetota bacterium genome is shown below.
GGGCATGCGAACGTTCATGCTCGTGACCGTCGGGGCAACGATCGCGATGCTGGTGAGCTGGTCCTTCGCGTATCAGCAGTGGCCGAGCGTTGGTGAGAGCAACCAAATCACCATCGACCCGGCCCGCGTGGCTTACGGGGTGATGACGGGCGTCGGCTTCCTCGGTGCCGGGAACATCCTCCAGAACCGCAGCCAGGTTCGCGGCCTCACGACGGCGGCGGGAATCTGGGCCACCGCCGCGATCGGGCTCGCCGTCGGCAACGGGCTTTACCTGCTCGCGGCCACCGCAACGGTGCTCATGCTCGTCGTCTTCTCGGGCCTGCATTTCGCGGAACGACACCTTGGTCCCGGGCAGCGCGGCGAAATGACATTCCTGGTCCCGTGGAACAACGAGGTCGACCAATCCATCCGCGACAAACTCAAGGCTTCCGGTGCACGCATCACCAGTTCGCGCATCTCCCGAAAGCCTGGCGGTAGCGAAGCCGAACTCGAGCTTCGAATCGTGTTCAAACGCCACCGCCGGATCAGTCAAATGCTGGCCGCCCTAGAGAAGCAGCCGGACATCGAGCTCATCACATGGCGACGGACGTAAACCGTTGTCCGCGAGGCGGTTTTTCAGCCATCGCGCCGCTGGAACAACGGGCTGACATCGCTATCCTCCGCCACCGTGATCGAGTTCTACCAGTCCCTCTACGAACTGCCCTTCATTGACAACGATCTTGTGGGACCCATCGCGGGCTTTGTCCTGGACAACCTGCACTGGATCATCCTGCTGTTCGTCACGCACTTCACCGTGCTCGGGATGGTGGCGTACCTGATCCTGCTGGAACGCAAGACGGCGAGTTGGGTGCAGGACCGCGTCGGACCCAACCGCGTGGGCTTCGACTTCGGGCTCGACTTCATGCCGAAGTTTCACTTCTGGGGACTCGGGCAACCGTTGGCCGACGGGCTGAAGTTCATCGTCAAAGAGGACTACGCGTCGAAGCACACCGACAAGGTGCTCTTCACCCTCGCCCCGATGGCGATGGTCATCACGGTGATCATCTCGATCGCGGTGATCCCTTGGGGCGGCACGGTTGGCGAACGGGTCGAGGCGGTGGACGTCAAGCAGGCCGTGTTCACCGCCATGAACAACGACGTACCGGTCGGGCAGGCGGTGGTAGAGACGATCACCGGCCCCGAGCGTGCCGCCTACGGCTTCCGGCGTGGCAACGACATCATCGGTGACGTCGAGGTCGCGTTCGTCCCCGCCGGCGTGACGATCACCGATGAGGCCGTCCAGGTTGTTCGCTTCGATGCCCAGGGTCGCCTCGAGCCGGGCACGGTGTTGCCGGAAACGATTGCGGTGACCGACCGCGTTGTCGCGACCTTCATCCAGGGCTGGCACTTCCAGATCGCGAACCTGAACATCGGTGTGTTGTTCGTGCTTGCCGCCCTTTCGCTCGCCGTCTACGGCATTGTCGTCGGCGGCTGGGCGTCCAACAACAAATACAGCTTCCTCGGTGGCCTGCGTGCGACAGCCAACATGATCTCCTACGAGATCCCGCTCGGACTTTCGGTGCTCATCGTCGTGATCATGTTCGCGACGCTCGATCTGGGCGTGATGGTGTCGAATCAGGCCGACTATTGGTTCGGGATCATCCCCGCGTGGAACGTCTTCGCCCACCCGTTGGCGTTCTTCATGTTCCTGATCTGTATCCACGCCGAGGCCAACCGGGCACCGTTCGACAATGCCGAGGCGGAGCAGGAACTGGTCGGCGGGTACCACACCGAGTACTCCTCGATGCGGTTCGCGATCTTCTTCCTCGCCGAATACGCGGGCATGGTCACGACGTCGGCCGTCTGCGTCGCACTGTTCTTCGGCGGCTGGCACATCCCATACCTCGACTACCTCTTCCCGTCGCTGCTCGGCGGCGCGATCGACCCGGCCGACCGGAGCATCATCTCCGCCGAGTTCTGGTACATCGCCATACTCCGCATGGGCGTGTTCATGGTGAAGACGGTGCTGATCCTCTTCATCTTCATGTGGGTCCGCTGGTCATTGCCGCGGTTCCGCTTCGACCAGATCATGCAGATCGCCTGGCGGTCGATGATCCCGATCGGTTTGCTGCTGGTCATCGGCACCACCGTGGTCGTCGTCGCCTCCGGCGGCAACACCGTCGACGGGCTCAGCGGCTGGGAAGCATTGGCGATGCTCGGCATGAACGTCGTCGTCCTCGGCCTTCTCGTCGTCGGCCGCAAGATCGTCCCGACCGCCCCGGACGTGAACAAGAAAGTCCGCGTCCCCGGCTCCCGCTTCGCCCGAACCCCGCTGCCCAAGGCCACGGCTTAATCTCGCCGGTTCCGAAAACTCCCCGCACTACCCTTCGTATCATCTCCCATGGCCAACGCTGACTACATCACGCTGACCGAGCCGAAGTTGACCACCAGCGACAACTTCTACATTCCGCAGGTGCTTGCCGGACTGGGGACCACGGCTAAGCACATGTTCGACGTCGTGGTAAAGGGGAAGGATCGCGTGATCCAGTACCCCGAGGAGCGACGCGAGGACATGCCCGTCGCCGAGGGCGGGATCAATCTCAAGACCTACCGCGGCACCCACCGGCTCAACCGCGACGAGGGCGGACGGGTGAAATGCGTCGCCTGCTTCATGTGTTCCACGGCCTGCCCGGCCCACTGCATCCACATCGAGGCCGGCGAATCCCCCTGGGAGGACCGCGAGAAGTACCCGATCAAGTTCGACATCGACGAACTCCGCTGCATCTACTGCGGCATGTGCGAGGAAGCCTGCCCCGTCGACGCCATCGAGCTGACGAGCATCTACGACCTCGTGGGGCTTACCCGCCAGGAGATGATCTTCGATAAGGAAAAGCTCCTGGAGATGTACGATCGCACGGCCGAGCAAGAGCCGATGTGACGGTTGTACGGGCTGGATAATCCAGAAAACTTGTCGAGCAAAAGGTCCGGATTTAACCGGACCTTTCGCGTTGCATGCCGGATCGTTACCGATTACGATTCTTATGCACGTGGAACGTTCGCCAACGTCTGGCGATGCACGTGTGCATCTGGAGGAAATTTCCATGGAACGATTATCTCTTCTCGCCGCTGGTGCGGCGATCGCGTTTGCTGCCAGTGGCGCTTCTGCTGCTGCGTTTTTCGAGTCATTCGAGAGTGGCACGACCGGAATCTTCGGTCCCGCTGAAGACGGCGACCCGGGCACGCCTCTACCGAGCCTGACTGTCAGCACGCTCAATGCAACCGACGGCACCAACAGCGTGCTTGCAACACAGGCTGCGGACGGGTTCAACCAGTATCTTCGCAGCCTCGACCTGTTTGAGATTGACGACGCCGGAACCACACTCAGTGATGCCTTCAAGGTCGGCGGTACGTTGACCGGTGACGTGTTCCTCGTTGCCGGAGCAGGCTCGGCGGCTCCCGAAGTGTTCATGGCCCGTCAAGGCGGCAGTGTTGGGTTCGATCTGACTGATGGTGACGGGAACTTCAACTTCGCACCTCTCACTGATGGAGCAAGTGCTTCCTTCTCGTTCGGCGTCCCCGCGCTGCCCGGTGAAACGGGTGTGATTGGCTTCTCCCTCGGTGCGCAGAACGTTGGACCCGATGCGCAGTTGTTCTTCGACAACATCGTTTTCACCCCGATTCCGGAGCCCGCTTCGGTCGGTCTGCTGGGTATGGGTCTGCTCGGCCTCGTCGCCCGTCGGCGTCGCTAAGCCGTTCACCCGACGACGTGAACTGTTACACGCCCGCCGTGCATCGCACGGCGGGCATTTTGCGTAGTAAGCGGTGAAGATTCGTATTGCAAGCGCTTTCAGATGGAGTTATATTGATGGTGAATGTAAACCCCGCGCAGCGCGTGCTGCCGGGATTTTCGACTCACCATGGCAACCACTTTGACCGGCTGCCATTCTCTACCGAGGAGGAGACACTATGTCCCGCACATTTTTGACTGCTACTTTTGCCGGCCTTGCATTAACGAGCGCTGCGTCGGCGCAAGTCCTGATTCACTCGTTCGAAGATGGCGATCTTACGACGCCGACCATGGCGGCTTTGCTTGGCGATGCCGCATCGAGCGGGTTTAGCACCACGGGTGTGACCGACGGCTCGAGCAGTATCGAAATCACGACCGCGCCTGTCGTGGTCGGCGATACTGCGACGTTCCTCATCGAGTTCGCGCTCACCGAGGAGATTATCGCGGCACTGCAAGTCGATCCCGTGATTCTCTACGACATCACGCTCGGAGCAGACCCCGACCCGACCGATGGCGTTACCGGTGGCGGAGCCTTCGAATCGACCTTCAGCACTGACGGCGGCTTCGCCACCACCGCCGGTGGTTTCTTCAACGAGTTTGTTTCCTACGGCGACTCGGAAACGGTAGTGGCCACCCTCGACCCGGGTGTCGTTGATGCCCTCGACTCGTCGCTGGCCAACGGCACGGTCGCCGTTTTCCAGCTCAACTTCAACGTTCTCGTCGAGGACACCACTGATCCGACCAATGCCACGGTCTTTTTCGACAATGTTCGCACACAGTCCTCGGTTGTCATCCCCGAGCCGGCCAGTCTTGGCCTGTTGGGCATGGCCGGCCTCGGCCTGATGCGTCGTCGTAAGTGATCAGTTCGACTTCGAATCTCCAAATGCAAAAACCGCCGGGCTCCCGTACAGGAGCCCGGCGGTTTTGTGCATTGAGGTAAAGCCGTTCAGGCGATCGTGATGTTCTCGTCAAGGTAGACGTCCTG
Proteins encoded:
- a CDS encoding NADH-quinone oxidoreductase subunit I, yielding MANADYITLTEPKLTTSDNFYIPQVLAGLGTTAKHMFDVVVKGKDRVIQYPEERREDMPVAEGGINLKTYRGTHRLNRDEGGRVKCVACFMCSTACPAHCIHIEAGESPWEDREKYPIKFDIDELRCIYCGMCEEACPVDAIELTSIYDLVGLTRQEMIFDKEKLLEMYDRTAEQEPM
- a CDS encoding complex I subunit 1 family protein — protein: MIEFYQSLYELPFIDNDLVGPIAGFVLDNLHWIILLFVTHFTVLGMVAYLILLERKTASWVQDRVGPNRVGFDFGLDFMPKFHFWGLGQPLADGLKFIVKEDYASKHTDKVLFTLAPMAMVITVIISIAVIPWGGTVGERVEAVDVKQAVFTAMNNDVPVGQAVVETITGPERAAYGFRRGNDIIGDVEVAFVPAGVTITDEAVQVVRFDAQGRLEPGTVLPETIAVTDRVVATFIQGWHFQIANLNIGVLFVLAALSLAVYGIVVGGWASNNKYSFLGGLRATANMISYEIPLGLSVLIVVIMFATLDLGVMVSNQADYWFGIIPAWNVFAHPLAFFMFLICIHAEANRAPFDNAEAEQELVGGYHTEYSSMRFAIFFLAEYAGMVTTSAVCVALFFGGWHIPYLDYLFPSLLGGAIDPADRSIISAEFWYIAILRMGVFMVKTVLILFIFMWVRWSLPRFRFDQIMQIAWRSMIPIGLLLVIGTTVVVVASGGNTVDGLSGWEALAMLGMNVVVLGLLVVGRKIVPTAPDVNKKVRVPGSRFARTPLPKATA
- a CDS encoding PEP-CTERM sorting domain-containing protein, whose protein sequence is MAALLGDAASSGFSTTGVTDGSSSIEITTAPVVVGDTATFLIEFALTEEIIAALQVDPVILYDITLGADPDPTDGVTGGGAFESTFSTDGGFATTAGGFFNEFVSYGDSETVVATLDPGVVDALDSSLANGTVAVFQLNFNVLVEDTTDPTNATVFFDNVRTQSSVVIPEPASLGLLGMAGLGLMRRRK
- a CDS encoding MgtC/SapB family protein, which gives rise to MLAMLQELGLSWTALDERISAYFAVFGIGGEMLVRLVLAAFLGAIVGIERELRGHQAGMRTFMLVTVGATIAMLVSWSFAYQQWPSVGESNQITIDPARVAYGVMTGVGFLGAGNILQNRSQVRGLTTAAGIWATAAIGLAVGNGLYLLAATATVLMLVVFSGLHFAERHLGPGQRGEMTFLVPWNNEVDQSIRDKLKASGARITSSRISRKPGGSEAELELRIVFKRHRRISQMLAALEKQPDIELITWRRT
- a CDS encoding PEP-CTERM sorting domain-containing protein; the encoded protein is MERSPTSGDARVHLEEISMERLSLLAAGAAIAFAASGASAAAFFESFESGTTGIFGPAEDGDPGTPLPSLTVSTLNATDGTNSVLATQAADGFNQYLRSLDLFEIDDAGTTLSDAFKVGGTLTGDVFLVAGAGSAAPEVFMARQGGSVGFDLTDGDGNFNFAPLTDGASASFSFGVPALPGETGVIGFSLGAQNVGPDAQLFFDNIVFTPIPEPASVGLLGMGLLGLVARRRR